In one Geoglobus acetivorans genomic region, the following are encoded:
- a CDS encoding UbiA family prenyltransferase — protein MKAGKAIWELTRLEHGFIYGLGVVAGAYIALGEFDFRLSFFGFFTALFLQASAFALNDYFDYDVDVANKRFDRPLVRGELNKRDALIIAAVFAVPGFIFACLISIPAFLLALGITVLGYAYDVKLKEFGLAGNAYIAFSMAAPFIFGGVVAGNLNSEILLLSSIAFLSGLAREIMKGIEDIEGDALRDVKTLARMYGAEKASRVSAFLFITAILLSFAVMLIPEYADIKYLIPVAICDVLLLDSAKKLISGVGTKDIRSLRKKTMIALLFGLIGFLLGAA, from the coding sequence ATGAAAGCGGGCAAGGCCATCTGGGAGCTGACCAGGCTCGAACATGGATTTATTTACGGCCTTGGTGTTGTCGCCGGAGCATACATAGCCCTTGGAGAATTCGATTTCAGGCTGTCATTTTTCGGCTTTTTTACCGCTCTATTCCTCCAGGCATCGGCTTTCGCACTGAACGACTACTTCGATTACGATGTAGATGTCGCCAACAAAAGGTTCGACAGACCTCTGGTCAGAGGAGAACTGAACAAAAGAGATGCTCTGATAATTGCCGCAGTTTTCGCAGTTCCGGGGTTTATCTTCGCATGCCTGATATCCATTCCTGCCTTTCTGCTGGCCCTTGGAATTACCGTCCTGGGATATGCTTACGACGTGAAGCTCAAGGAGTTTGGCCTTGCAGGCAACGCATACATCGCCTTTTCCATGGCTGCACCGTTCATATTTGGCGGTGTCGTTGCGGGCAACCTGAATTCTGAAATCCTGCTGCTATCGTCAATTGCATTCCTCTCCGGGCTTGCAAGAGAAATCATGAAGGGCATAGAAGACATTGAAGGAGACGCTCTCAGAGACGTCAAAACGCTGGCAAGGATGTACGGGGCAGAGAAAGCCAGCAGGGTTTCTGCATTTCTGTTCATTACTGCGATTCTGCTGAGCTTTGCCGTAATGCTGATTCCCGAATATGCGGATATCAAGTACTTGATTCCTGTTGCGATTTGCGACGTTCTCCTTCTTGATTCTGCTAAAAAACTCATTTCAGGTGTTGGTACAAAGGACATAAGGAGTCTGAGAAAGAAGACAATGATTGCTCTCCTATTCGGGTTGATCGGTTTTCTGCTCGGGGCTGCGTGA
- a CDS encoding ferredoxin domain-containing protein, with the protein MLDGDLRKDLAVLSAKLMALTAQTAPKSKGEDDVEIAVIEGEEKDRIVEKMLEMAESREKNFVRDAESVKKADAILLIGVYGSKTLGLGCGACGFESCRAFEEFERKEGKDFSGPNCAFKLIDLGIAIGSAAKLASILGADTRVMYRIGTAARKLGLAKSDVVMGIPVSVTAKNPFFDR; encoded by the coding sequence ATGCTTGACGGGGATCTGAGAAAAGACCTTGCAGTCCTTTCTGCAAAGCTGATGGCGCTGACAGCGCAGACTGCACCGAAATCCAAGGGAGAGGATGACGTGGAGATAGCAGTCATAGAGGGAGAGGAGAAAGACAGGATCGTGGAAAAAATGCTTGAAATGGCAGAATCGAGGGAGAAAAACTTTGTCAGAGATGCAGAAAGCGTCAAGAAGGCCGATGCAATCCTGCTGATCGGGGTTTATGGCAGCAAAACACTCGGGCTCGGATGCGGAGCGTGCGGATTCGAAAGCTGCAGGGCGTTTGAAGAGTTCGAAAGGAAAGAGGGCAAGGATTTCAGCGGGCCAAACTGTGCGTTCAAGCTCATAGATCTCGGAATTGCAATAGGCTCGGCAGCAAAACTTGCCTCGATACTCGGAGCAGACACGAGAGTCATGTACAGAATTGGCACGGCAGCCAGGAAGCTCGGACTTGCTAAATCCGATGTGGTGATGGGAATCCCGGTATCCGTTACGGCCAAAAACCCGTTCTTCGACAGATGA
- a CDS encoding NOL1/NOP2/sun family putative RNA methylase, with amino-acid sequence MMIFDFPSSDFSRKLSEKYGYDEFIIRRWERFFGREEAEKLVKAMESIPKYIRVNTIKADESGVIRRLEDRGFRLRETDVRFCYEVVEEPYSIGATPEYLMGYYYIMDKSSCIPPLALNPDAGEFVIDFAASPGGKTTMIAQLMDNRDKLLAIEGNRERIPALIDNLHRMGVLNTAVLHMNSAEFYRLGMKADKILLDAPCTGEGIIHKDPSRKISRGMEDIKFCSSLQTRMLESAIKSIGKDGIIVYSTCSLTPEENELVINEILNKYRIHLEEVGYGVPALTKIGNMKLDNELKKARRVYPHIHRCSGFFVAKIVKD; translated from the coding sequence ATGATGATTTTTGATTTCCCATCTTCAGATTTTTCAAGAAAACTCTCCGAGAAATACGGATACGATGAATTCATCATAAGAAGGTGGGAGAGATTTTTCGGGAGAGAAGAGGCAGAGAAGCTTGTAAAGGCTATGGAAAGCATTCCAAAATACATAAGGGTAAACACGATAAAAGCAGACGAGTCCGGAGTAATCAGAAGGCTCGAAGACAGGGGTTTCAGGCTGAGAGAGACAGATGTGAGGTTCTGCTACGAAGTCGTAGAGGAGCCATACAGCATTGGAGCGACACCGGAATACCTGATGGGATACTACTACATCATGGACAAAAGCTCATGCATCCCCCCGCTGGCCCTGAACCCCGATGCAGGGGAGTTCGTGATAGACTTTGCAGCATCACCTGGTGGTAAAACCACAATGATTGCCCAGCTCATGGATAACAGAGATAAACTGCTTGCCATTGAAGGAAACAGGGAGAGAATACCTGCACTGATAGATAATCTGCACAGAATGGGCGTTCTGAACACTGCTGTACTGCACATGAATTCAGCCGAATTTTACAGGCTCGGCATGAAAGCGGATAAGATCCTCCTTGACGCTCCATGCACCGGGGAGGGGATCATCCACAAAGACCCGTCGAGAAAAATCTCGAGAGGCATGGAGGACATAAAGTTCTGTTCGTCACTGCAAACCAGAATGCTCGAGTCTGCCATTAAGTCAATCGGGAAAGATGGAATTATCGTGTACTCCACCTGCTCCCTTACACCTGAGGAGAATGAACTCGTGATTAACGAAATACTCAATAAATACAGGATTCATCTGGAGGAAGTGGGATACGGTGTGCCGGCACTCACCAAAATCGGGAACATGAAGCTTGACAACGAGCTGAAAAAGGCCAGGAGAGTATATCCTCACATCCACAGATGCTCAGGATTCTTCGTGGCAAAGATTGTCAAGGATTGA
- a CDS encoding sensor histidine kinase has protein sequence MKLRFKAAFTITGLLIAFYIINFGITGHLIFNAKQAYFQDLLDDGERSLTEVLSEETMELKSYMEFFELAYNGNNTGKIKQIMLENYHLDGFIAVEENGTSITVITNGNIPAPLKFVQMVNNSGIDGTACGFEKLDTLYIVCADVNRAKGTAYILLDRIDENYFKELKDIFEIEVIGFVTKPDELQMKFARYIPVKSLNGETVGYITIGYEDRLEPVVLDALRKSIYVFIFLTAILSTVGYYLFDRDILGRIQRIRNYMVNIREHGFRAEKKLTDDGDDEISELLDSINLAIEEIEKNRNELQKALENLRVVNRVLRHDLLNDLTAIRGYAELGRDHCQFCDKMTCRIDKASRTIKTLGDVERIIKDSEFEKFRLKEVIEDVARNYHIDFEIKGDAEVIADAGIYSVLDNLISNSIKHGKSEKMSFEIKDEGEYIHVVVKDYGTGISETDIDKIFEEGFSLSGSTGIGLYIVRKLMEKYGGRVYAESSDRDGAVFHLYFQKPQG, from the coding sequence ATGAAACTCAGGTTTAAAGCTGCGTTCACAATTACCGGACTTCTAATTGCGTTCTACATAATAAACTTCGGAATAACCGGTCACCTGATTTTCAACGCCAAGCAGGCGTATTTTCAGGACCTTCTGGATGATGGTGAGAGGTCACTGACGGAAGTGCTTTCAGAGGAAACAATGGAATTGAAATCATACATGGAGTTCTTTGAGCTGGCATATAACGGAAACAACACCGGCAAGATAAAACAGATAATGCTGGAGAATTACCACCTGGACGGATTCATCGCTGTTGAGGAAAATGGAACCAGTATTACCGTTATTACGAACGGAAACATACCCGCACCCCTTAAATTCGTTCAGATGGTCAACAATTCCGGAATTGATGGAACGGCGTGCGGGTTCGAAAAGCTGGACACACTCTACATAGTCTGTGCTGACGTGAATAGAGCGAAGGGGACGGCATACATCCTTCTGGACAGAATAGATGAAAACTATTTCAAGGAGCTGAAGGACATTTTCGAGATAGAGGTCATCGGCTTCGTAACCAAGCCGGATGAACTCCAGATGAAGTTCGCCAGGTACATCCCGGTCAAAAGTCTTAACGGAGAGACGGTCGGATACATAACGATAGGTTATGAGGACCGGCTGGAACCCGTGGTACTTGATGCGCTGAGAAAAAGTATCTATGTTTTCATATTTCTGACGGCAATTCTCTCCACAGTTGGATACTATCTCTTCGATAGAGATATTCTCGGAAGAATTCAGAGAATCAGAAATTACATGGTGAACATCAGAGAACACGGTTTCAGGGCAGAGAAAAAGCTCACGGATGATGGCGATGATGAAATATCAGAGCTGCTGGATTCCATAAATCTTGCGATAGAGGAGATTGAGAAAAACAGAAACGAATTGCAGAAAGCCCTGGAGAATCTCAGAGTCGTTAACAGAGTTCTGAGACATGATCTGCTGAACGATTTGACCGCCATTAGAGGGTATGCGGAGCTTGGGAGAGACCATTGCCAGTTCTGTGATAAAATGACCTGCAGGATCGACAAGGCCTCAAGAACAATTAAAACACTGGGAGATGTGGAGAGAATAATAAAGGATTCCGAATTCGAGAAATTCAGGCTCAAAGAGGTTATTGAAGACGTTGCCCGGAACTACCATATAGATTTTGAAATCAAAGGCGATGCAGAGGTTATCGCAGATGCAGGTATCTACTCCGTGTTGGATAACCTCATCAGCAACTCAATAAAGCACGGAAAATCCGAAAAGATGAGTTTCGAAATAAAAGACGAAGGAGAATACATCCACGTGGTCGTGAAGGACTACGGAACCGGCATATCTGAAACAGATATTGACAAAATTTTTGAAGAGGGATTCAGCCTCTCGGGAAGCACGGGCATCGGACTGTACATCGTCAGAAAGCTCATGGAAAAGTATGGCGGAAGGGTTTATGCCGAAAGCTCTGACAGAGATGGTGCAGTATTCCACCTGTATTTCCAGAAACCTCAGGGATGA
- a CDS encoding MFS transporter has product MRRSVLMAVTITSFMTPFTLSSVNVALPLIAFELKASTTEMNWIATSFLISSAIFLIPFGRLADIRGRKSLFITGTAVFSLASLLAAFSSTPGMLIAFRFLQGIGGAMIFSTGIAMLTSAFPQEERGKVLGINTAAVYTGLSAGPFVGGMLTSSFGWKSVFLVTFIAGVFALAVSVRKIKTEWAEAEGEGFDYGGSLLYGMTILFFTLGASERHGQYMLLLSLLSFLAFFVWERRQVYPVVDLKLFTSNLPFALSNLSALLNYSATFALTYLLSVYLQLVRNLDPGRTGAILVAQPIVMALLSPLAGWLSDRIEPRYVASLGMLLNALGLFMFSGITANTAVTTLVLYLAIMGTGFALFSSPNTNAVMSSVERRFYGVASATLSTMRVVGQTMSMVIVMLVFSSTIGTAMVSSIDPLDLVRAMGTAFTIFAGLCTLGIFTSLFRGNIRQ; this is encoded by the coding sequence ATGAGAAGGTCGGTTTTAATGGCCGTCACCATCACCTCTTTCATGACCCCCTTCACCCTCTCGTCCGTGAATGTCGCTCTGCCCTTGATAGCATTTGAGCTTAAGGCAAGCACAACCGAGATGAACTGGATTGCGACGAGTTTTCTCATCTCATCAGCCATTTTTCTGATTCCGTTTGGCAGGCTGGCAGATATTCGTGGCAGGAAGTCGCTCTTTATAACCGGAACTGCAGTATTTTCTCTCGCATCGTTGCTTGCGGCATTTTCCTCCACTCCAGGAATGCTCATTGCATTCAGATTCCTTCAGGGGATTGGAGGAGCCATGATTTTCTCCACAGGTATTGCGATGCTGACATCTGCATTTCCGCAGGAGGAGAGGGGTAAGGTTCTGGGAATCAATACAGCTGCAGTTTACACGGGCCTGAGTGCGGGTCCGTTTGTTGGGGGGATGCTGACATCGAGTTTTGGCTGGAAAAGCGTGTTTCTGGTGACTTTCATTGCCGGGGTGTTCGCTCTGGCCGTCTCTGTAAGAAAAATAAAAACAGAATGGGCTGAAGCTGAGGGTGAGGGGTTTGATTATGGCGGCAGTCTGCTGTACGGCATGACAATTCTATTTTTCACTCTCGGAGCCTCGGAAAGACATGGCCAGTACATGCTGCTGCTTTCTCTGCTTTCCTTCCTTGCATTTTTTGTCTGGGAAAGAAGACAGGTGTATCCTGTGGTAGACCTGAAACTTTTCACGTCGAATCTACCCTTTGCGCTGTCAAATCTCTCTGCACTGCTCAACTACTCGGCGACATTTGCACTGACGTATCTCCTGAGCGTTTACCTCCAGCTTGTCAGAAACCTCGATCCCGGAAGGACGGGAGCGATTCTTGTTGCCCAGCCCATTGTCATGGCTCTGCTCTCTCCGCTGGCGGGCTGGCTCTCTGACAGGATCGAACCCAGGTATGTCGCCTCTCTGGGAATGCTGTTGAATGCTCTGGGCCTCTTCATGTTTTCGGGAATAACCGCGAATACTGCTGTAACGACCCTTGTTCTCTACCTTGCCATTATGGGGACGGGCTTTGCTCTGTTCAGCTCCCCCAACACAAACGCGGTTATGAGTTCAGTGGAAAGAAGGTTTTACGGCGTCGCCTCAGCCACCCTTTCAACGATGCGGGTCGTTGGACAGACCATGAGCATGGTCATCGTCATGCTGGTTTTCTCCTCAACAATCGGGACTGCAATGGTGTCTTCGATAGACCCTCTGGACCTCGTGAGGGCCATGGGTACTGCGTTCACGATTTTCGCAGGTCTGTGCACGTTGGGAATATTCACGTCGCTTTTCAGGGGAAACATCAGACAGTAA
- a CDS encoding MATE family efflux transporter: MMKTEGVRILLGEPEKAIIKLSIPMMISNLVFNLYNFADGVWVAGLGAESLSAIGLFMPLFLMFISLSMGLGIGASSAISRRIGAKDKRGADNVALHALLMSIAVGIIITSTFFRLEDILSLLGASGEVLQEALVYSRIIVAGGMLIVFNNVAVGILNGEGSAKKTMYANVAGSLMNIILDPILIYWAGMEIAGAAVASVLSMLISTAVIIYWLFFSNRTFVEVKPSHFRLSRKIFFDILRVGIPSAFAMLTMSVAVIVINSLIIRVDSADGVAVFTSAWRFVQFGFIPLFGFAGAATAVIGAAFGARNIDKLERAYRYAIKLGVKIEVVFLTITYLASPYIAMAFTYSQASARLYDDIVLALRILPVFLPFAPLGITTSSMFQGVGRGEYSFVITLMRTILFQITLAYVLGIFFGFGLRGIFTGIATGNIMSGIIAVTWGLTFIKNLRRDVA; encoded by the coding sequence ATGATGAAAACAGAGGGCGTCAGGATACTTCTCGGTGAGCCTGAGAAGGCCATCATAAAACTCTCCATCCCCATGATGATCAGCAACCTCGTCTTCAACCTGTACAATTTTGCCGATGGAGTCTGGGTTGCGGGACTTGGTGCAGAGTCCCTGTCTGCAATCGGACTCTTTATGCCACTTTTCCTGATGTTCATCTCTCTTTCAATGGGTCTTGGAATTGGAGCCAGCTCAGCCATTTCAAGAAGGATAGGTGCGAAGGACAAGCGTGGTGCAGACAATGTGGCCCTGCATGCACTGCTGATGTCCATTGCTGTTGGAATAATTATTACATCAACGTTCTTCAGGCTTGAGGACATCCTCTCACTTCTCGGTGCGAGCGGTGAAGTTTTGCAGGAGGCCTTGGTGTATTCCAGGATAATCGTTGCCGGAGGGATGCTCATAGTCTTCAACAATGTGGCAGTCGGAATACTGAATGGAGAAGGGAGTGCAAAGAAAACAATGTATGCGAACGTTGCGGGTTCGCTGATGAACATAATTCTCGACCCGATTCTGATATACTGGGCAGGTATGGAGATTGCGGGAGCAGCGGTTGCAAGCGTGCTCTCGATGCTGATATCGACTGCGGTAATCATTTACTGGCTCTTTTTCAGCAACAGAACGTTTGTGGAGGTGAAACCCTCACATTTCAGACTGAGCAGGAAGATATTTTTCGACATTCTGAGGGTGGGGATACCGTCCGCCTTTGCAATGCTCACGATGTCGGTCGCAGTGATTGTGATAAACTCGCTGATCATAAGGGTGGACAGTGCGGATGGCGTTGCCGTTTTTACCAGCGCGTGGAGGTTCGTTCAGTTCGGCTTCATACCCCTTTTCGGGTTTGCCGGGGCTGCTACTGCTGTGATCGGTGCAGCATTTGGTGCGAGAAATATTGACAAGCTTGAGAGAGCCTACAGGTATGCCATCAAGCTCGGTGTGAAAATTGAGGTTGTTTTTCTCACCATAACGTATCTCGCCTCTCCATACATTGCCATGGCCTTCACGTACAGTCAGGCAAGTGCTAGGCTTTACGATGATATAGTTCTCGCTCTCAGAATCCTTCCGGTTTTTCTTCCATTTGCACCCCTGGGAATCACCACATCTTCCATGTTTCAGGGTGTGGGAAGGGGAGAGTATTCGTTCGTTATAACGCTCATGCGGACAATACTCTTTCAGATAACCCTTGCATACGTTCTCGGAATTTTCTTTGGATTTGGTCTCAGGGGCATCTTTACTGGCATAGCAACCGGAAACATAATGAGCGGGATCATAGCAGTCACCTGGGGTCTGACTTTTATCAAAAATCTTAGGAGAGATGTTGCATGA
- a CDS encoding MarR family winged helix-turn-helix transcriptional regulator: MDLLKYIFLINRHVRKEVQRELGGKLNFLEFKVLLTVYRGVESQIDIVEETGLSKGTVSKALKKLEEGGFIVRKRSGRKYAVELTESGQSIMQEFENLTDVLGRKMLAGFREEEINALESFFRKMLENLEER, encoded by the coding sequence GTGGATCTGCTCAAGTACATCTTTCTGATAAACAGGCATGTCAGGAAAGAGGTTCAGAGGGAACTCGGGGGGAAGCTGAACTTTCTCGAGTTCAAGGTTCTTCTGACCGTTTACAGGGGTGTGGAGTCCCAGATTGATATTGTTGAGGAAACCGGACTCAGCAAGGGTACAGTCTCTAAGGCGCTTAAAAAACTCGAAGAGGGTGGTTTTATCGTAAGAAAGAGGTCTGGCAGAAAGTACGCTGTTGAACTGACTGAAAGTGGCCAGAGCATCATGCAGGAGTTTGAAAATCTCACGGACGTTCTTGGCAGAAAGATGCTTGCGGGTTTCAGAGAGGAGGAAATAAACGCCCTGGAGAGTTTTTTCAGAAAAATGCTTGAGAATCTGGAGGAGAGATGA